The sequence CCGAGACGTGGACGTCGTCGTAGATACGGGCGCCCTGCATCCGGAGGAGTCGCTCGGACTGGTAGCGCTGGCCCTCGTTCGTCGGCTCCGGAATCACGCGGGCCGAGAAGATGACCTTGTCGCCGTCGTCCAGTTCGTACGGCGTCTCGCCGCGGCCCATCCGCGTGAGCATCGCGCGCGGCTCGCCCTGATGCCCGGTCACGACGGGCAGGAAGTTCTCCTTGCCCTCGTTCATGATGCGCTCGAACGCGCGGTCGACGGACTGGCGGTGGCCGTACATCCCTAGGTCGTCCGGGAGGTCGACGGCGCCGATGCGGTCGGCCGTCCCGGAGTATTTCTCCATCGAGCGCCCGAGCAGGATGGGTTCGCGCCCGATGTCCTCGGCGAACTCGACGAGACTGCTCACGCGGGCGATGTGGGAACTGAACGTCGTGGCGACGATGCCGCCGTCGTAGTCCTCGATGCTCTGCATGACGTCGCGGAGTTCGCTCCGCGCGACGGCTTCGCTGGGCGTGCGCCCTTTCCGGTTCGCGTTGGTACAGTCCTCGATGTAACAGAGGACGCCCTCGCCTTCGCGGCCGATCTCGCGGAACCGCTTCATGTCGATGGGGTCGCCGACGACCGGCGTGTGGTCCATCCGCTTGTCGAGGCCGTAGACGACGGCCCCTTCCGGCGTGTGGAGGACGGGATTGATCGCGTCGATGATCGAGTGGGTGACGTTCACGAACTCGAGTTCGCAGCGCTCGCCGATGGGCATGGTTTCGCCCGCCTCCATCTCGACGAGATCGTTTTCGACGACGAACTTCCCTTCGTCTTGAATCTCTTCCTTGACGAGTTCGAGCGTGAAGGGAGAGGCGACGATGGGGGCGTCGTAGCGGTGGGCGAGTTTCGAGATGGCACCGATGTGGTCG comes from Haloplanus sp. XH21 and encodes:
- a CDS encoding ribonuclease J, with amino-acid sequence MEIEIATIGGYEEVGRQMTAVRAGDDIVVFDMGLNLSQVLVHDNLQTEQMHSLDLIDMGAIPDDRVMSDLEGDVQAIVPTHGHLDHIGAISKLAHRYDAPIVASPFTLELVKEEIQDEGKFVVENDLVEMEAGETMPIGERCELEFVNVTHSIIDAINPVLHTPEGAVVYGLDKRMDHTPVVGDPIDMKRFREIGREGEGVLCYIEDCTNANRKGRTPSEAVARSELRDVMQSIEDYDGGIVATTFSSHIARVSSLVEFAEDIGREPILLGRSMEKYSGTADRIGAVDLPDDLGMYGHRQSVDRAFERIMNEGKENFLPVVTGHQGEPRAMLTRMGRGETPYELDDGDKVIFSARVIPEPTNEGQRYQSERLLRMQGARIYDDVHVSGHLRQEGHYEMLDALQPQHVIPAHQDMAGFSGYVDLASGLGYDLGRDLHVTANGNVIQLV